One genomic region from Sorangium aterium encodes:
- a CDS encoding Hsp70 family protein — MSARFRPEVYAVDFGTSNSLLSAASAEATCPPIPLDAAAADPTVLRSLLFFGQERFSCGAAAISDFVANGMQGRFIRSIKKYLPDRSFSGTQIGHRVVTIEDLIGRFLREMREQANRHFDADVARVVLGRPAKFSADPADDRLAEERLERAARVAGFREVSFCPEPVAAAHDFHLELERGAVVLVADFGGGTSDYTIVRMRPEGFSPSDVLSLGGVSVAGDALDGSLMRHKIARHFGAEVTYRVPLGSNQLTMPRSIAEKLCSPADMTVLQHRDVLAFLRDVKAWSLGPEDRQRMDNLLCLVEDSLAFRLFEEIERSKCALSGEAATEFRFDYPSMHIRERVAREEFEAGSERPIDAILGALDRTVADAGLSFDDIDVVCCTGGTARVPALRRGIERRFGEGKVRQLRSFHSVVQGLAERARSIAAASC; from the coding sequence ATGTCCGCACGATTCAGGCCCGAGGTGTATGCCGTCGATTTCGGTACCTCCAACTCGCTGCTCTCGGCGGCCAGCGCGGAGGCGACCTGCCCGCCCATCCCGCTCGACGCCGCGGCCGCCGATCCGACCGTCCTCCGGAGCCTCTTGTTCTTCGGGCAGGAGCGGTTCTCCTGCGGCGCGGCGGCGATCAGCGACTTCGTCGCGAACGGCATGCAGGGCCGCTTCATCCGCTCGATCAAGAAATACCTCCCCGATCGGAGCTTCTCCGGCACGCAGATCGGGCACCGGGTCGTGACCATCGAGGACCTGATCGGGCGCTTCCTCCGGGAGATGCGCGAGCAGGCGAACCGCCACTTCGACGCCGACGTCGCGCGGGTCGTGCTGGGCAGGCCGGCGAAGTTCTCGGCCGATCCGGCGGACGATCGCCTCGCCGAGGAGCGCCTCGAGCGTGCGGCGCGCGTCGCCGGCTTCCGCGAGGTCTCCTTCTGCCCCGAGCCGGTCGCCGCCGCGCACGACTTCCACCTGGAGCTCGAGCGCGGGGCCGTCGTCCTCGTCGCCGATTTCGGCGGCGGGACGTCCGATTACACGATCGTCCGGATGCGGCCGGAGGGGTTCTCGCCGTCCGACGTGCTGTCGCTCGGCGGCGTCTCTGTCGCGGGGGACGCGCTCGACGGCAGCCTCATGCGCCACAAGATCGCCCGTCACTTCGGCGCGGAGGTCACCTACCGCGTCCCGCTCGGCTCGAACCAGCTGACCATGCCGCGATCGATCGCCGAGAAGCTCTGCTCACCGGCCGACATGACGGTGCTCCAGCACCGCGATGTCCTCGCCTTCCTTCGCGACGTGAAGGCGTGGTCCCTCGGGCCGGAGGATCGGCAGCGCATGGACAACCTGCTCTGCCTCGTGGAGGACTCGCTGGCATTCCGGCTCTTCGAGGAGATCGAGCGCAGCAAGTGCGCGCTGTCCGGAGAGGCGGCCACGGAGTTCCGCTTCGATTACCCGTCGATGCACATCCGCGAGCGCGTCGCCCGGGAGGAGTTCGAGGCCGGGAGCGAGCGGCCGATCGACGCGATCCTCGGCGCGCTCGACCGGACGGTGGCGGACGCGGGCCTGTCGTTCGACGACATCGACGTCGTGTGCTGCACGGGCGGGACGGCCAGGGTGCCGGCGCTCCGGCGCGGCATCGAGCGGCGCTTCGGCGAGGGAAAGGTGAGGCAGCTGCGGAGCTTCCACTCCGTCGTCCAGGGGCTGGCCGAGCGCGCGCGCAGCATCGCCGCCGCGTCCTGCTGA